The genomic DNA TAAGCAGCGTGTATTTTTGAATAACTACCTTCTTATTCAAAACTGACTAGAAGGGTTCCAATCAGTAAAAGAGTCTTTCGTCAAAGGATTGATTATCTCAGCATAAGTCATCATCCTTGACCAAGAGTGAAGACAAAAATGTTAGGCATACCGCCTACCACACCAATGACTCAATGAGCCGGTGGTCCTATAACGATATGCATGCGCTGGCctaattatattcaaaatttcccaTGTGCATTCTCTAGCCTAATTTCCACTCGTTAATAGGACCACATATTCAAACTAACACATCTTCCAGTCTTGTAAGAGTTTCACACAAGCTTCTCTGAATCTTCCTCATTGTTAGCTGGCAAATGTGGACACCTTCCCTcaggaataaaataataaaatatcgaTGGATCTCCTTTAACAACCTAATGAAAATCAGTTCCAGTCATTTCACAATTGGGTCTTCGGACGTTGCTGGAATAAATGGAACTTGGTAGGGTCCACGGTGATTAATGAAGTGATGCCCAGTTAAAAAGGCAAATAAAAAGGATGGATTAAGAAACTCCAGTTTTGGacaaatatgatttatttaaaaataaatccaaaaagtAAATCCCTTATTATCATGTGCAGATCCAAATCATAAAACCCcatatgataattataattttgaattttttctttaaattatcaaacctataattattaactatgattttaaatttatgtttaaaaccATTATCgatttatggttttaaaaataaatttaattatagtgGTTGGAATGTGTCTCAAATTGTATTTAAGTAAATCAGAAAGTTATTATTAGTTTAGGATAGAAGATACTCTTGAAAGTGAGTTTCCTACCATTATAGGAAATATCCTATTATGAGatctttttagaaaatatatttttggtaattatacatttagttttttatataaaaactttctttataattaggaaaaaatataggatgaaattttaaccaaaatagtaagttttttttaggTATAAATTCGGGTTTTGGAATTTTAGACCTTTAAGGTTGTAATCTCCTTTAACAATAGTGAAagttcttctttctcttcaccTATGGATATAGACTTAATGTCAAACCACGTAAATTGTTGTGTATTTTATTTtcgttttcttattattttctccctattattattctttgtcgTGGTTTTGCACAACAAATTGACATAAGAGCTTCGGTTATTAGACTTTGAATGTTGACAAAGTTTGGAGTTGAGAAGTTTGATGGAAGAAACGATTTCAATTTGTGGCACATTAAGATGCGTGTCTTATTGGTTCAATAGATGTTGTCCAAAGCATTGAAAGGTCTAGAAGCTCTATTGACAATGATGTCTGATGAAGAGAATGATGAACTTATGGAAAAACCGCATAGTGCTATTTTATTGCGCTTGGGTAATGAGGTGCTTCGTGAGATTACAAAGGAGGATATAGTTGCCAAGTTATGGTTAAAGTTGGAAAGTCTGTATATGACGAAGTCTCTTACAAATCATTTGTATTTAAAGAAGTGATTATATACTCTCTAGATGAAAGGAGGTACATTCATTAAATATCACCTTGATGAGTTTAATAAAACTATCATGGATTTAAGGAATATTGATGTTAGAATTGATGATGAAGACTAAGCCATAATTTTGATGTGTTCCCTATTGAATTCTTATGAGGACTTCAAAGATTCCATGATGTATGGTAGAGATACTCTCTCCATAAAAGATGTTAGAGCAACTTTGAACTCAAGGGAGTTGAAGAAGAAGGTGTCTAAGTAAAGAAGATGACTCAGGTAAAGGTTTGATGGCTAGAAAATGaacatggaagaaaaataatgatagaAGAGGTCGATATCTAGGTCAAAGTCTAAGGGAAACAACAAATGAGGGCATTATGCGGAAAATTGTATAGACcgtaaagaaaaagaaaatgagaaaacttTGCGgtagttgtaaaagaaaattcaaatactgcaaatgttttttcaattaCTTAAAACTTAGGTAATTAGTGGATTCTTGATTCAGGATGCTCCTATCATATCTCCCAATAAGGATTGGTTCAATACCTATCAACATGTAGATGATGGGAAAGTTCTCATGGGAAGTAACGTAGCCAGTAAGGTTGTTGGGATAGACATAATTCGAATTAAAATGTATGATGACATTGTAATGACATTAATTGATGTAAGACATGTTCCagagttgaagaaaattttgatttctttaagGATGCTTGACTTCAATGAATGCACATATAAAGTTGGAAGTACAATTTTGATGATTGTACGTAGTGTTattgtagtaaaaaaaaatccctacgGTGGGCAATCTTGTAAATATAAGGATTAAGTCTGTCCCTACGGTTAACTTCAAGTATTGTTTGGACTTAATTAGTGTTAGTAGTATTTGAAGGTCCATGTGGGGTGTAGGAACAAAGTAACTTGGAAGACTTTCAAATTTGTTTGAATATTGAGAATTGAGttaaggtggagattgttggaaAGTGTTTCGAATTGTATTTTGAGTCAATTGGAAAGTTATTGATAGTTTCCTAATTAAAGATATTCTTAAAAGTGAGTTTCCTAGACATAGGAAATAtcttattatgatattttctttttaggaaaatatatctttgacaattatacatttagtttcatatataaaaacttATGGAAGAGATTTTGATCAAAATAGTGAGTCtttttttgtgtataaattGAGGTTTTAGAATTTGAGAGCTTTAAGCTTGTAATTTCCTTTAACAATAGTAAAagttcttcttcattttcacctATAAATGTAAGCTTAATGTCATGGACTTAGTTTTTTCTTAAGCTTGTgtgacacttagacaagtcaagacccTTGATCTTACTAAGTCAGTcttactcccaatgcttagcttgctaggctaagatgcacCTGACTTAGAAGCTTTAGAAGACATAGTAGGTAACAccgaaagaatggaagctttattaCTCAAAagaagctttacaagtgctttgaaaCTTACTTGCTTGATTGGTTAGTTtcttgggtggtgccttggccaaatgaggtcTTAACCTATTTAAAGGCACCTTAAGAAGTCTCTAAAACCTTGAAGGTTTCCTTACAAACCAAGAATAATCAAGAAGCTTCTACACTAGTTTATGTACAAGGGTATGAACAAGATGACTTTGGAAGATTCTAGAACACCCCACACTATTTCAATGCTTTCTTAGccaagtgtagagatgtgtggacatctcaaACCCTTTCTAGAAGCTTCCATACTCTTCCACTTTGTAATTAAGTGTAGATGTTTTCAGGGGTGTCTAGAAGCTTCCcacctcctatataagcccatggggagagtcatttgaagcatcttgtgacattaAGGCCGAACTACGTAAATGTTGTGTATTTTGTTTTCGTTTTCTTATTCTCTtctccttattattatttttttatcatggtTTTGCACAACAATAGTCactaattatgattttatgttcaaaaataaaaaataaaaattgtacttattaaaaatatatatatatatatatattcggTAACTTGAATACCCAAGTGTGTCAAATGCAGTAGTTTGAGAGTTATTTTGATTGAACATATACTtttggatttctttttcttttaattttatgtattttttttaaatatattcttttttttctcaaagctTAGAACTCAGCATGTCCTTGGTTACGTAAATATTCGTTAAaactacaaacatatatagatTATAAAGTATTAAGGATGAGGTAtgaacatataaaaaatggacAAGGAACAAATGGAAGATTCATGGTGGTGTGTGAAATGAAATCTCCAATAGAGATTCACTAGTTATACTGTGAATGTGGTGGTTTGAAAATCCAATGGCATCCTCGTTGAGAATGATCAAATTTTAGGGTGTTACCAATATTGTCCCCCGGAATAATGACCAAATTCTTGACATTGAAATGTGAAAAACGAAGCAGGAATGAGTGAAGTATTTAAAAGAAGGGTGACTTAGCTTCATTGCCAACAAGTCTTTAGAGGAACTTCGACTAAACTTACATCAGATAAGAAGGAGCCACGACTTCGTCAGTAGCTTTCATCATATAACAGGAGTTCTTGACGTATAATTAGGTATGCCTATGGCCGGCATCATTGCTTACGAGTCTTTCACGGGTCAGCGTATGTAGCTACCTTAAATTGACAAAGGGCACCTTCAGATGAGACCCTTTCCCATCTTAAATTGGATAAATATAATTCATCTCCATTAAAAAATCTTGGGACATGCTTTGGTTGACAGTTCCATGTTTGAAAAGCTGATCAAGATATTGGATACTTAATTGGTATAATGCCTTCCCTCCTTAATTTCCTACGTGAAGTAGTGGATATAAAACTAACATTTTCTTAACCAACCAAAGATACATTTTTAAACCAACCTTGGAAAGACATGGGAAACCTATTTTCCTCCTttcttctcatccttcttatctctttcttcttctcttttacaaCTTCCAAAACCCAGAACTTTTTGCAAAGAGGCACCTCTCTCTCTGTCGAAGATGATTCGGACTACATCACCTCCCCAGACAAATCATTCACTTGTGGTTTCTATGGGATGGGGGAAAATGCTTACTGGTTTTCAATATGGTTCACAAATTCAAAGGAAAGAACTGTTGTTTGGATGGCCAATCGAAATAGACCTGTCAATGGCCGGGGCTCCAGAATTTCGCTGCAGAGAGATGGCACCATGATGCTAAGGGATGCTGATGGCTCAACTGTTTGGGAGACTAACACTACCTCTACCGATGTTGATCGAGCAGAGCTTTTGGACACTGGAAACCTTGTTCTCAAGGACCCACGAGGTAAAATTCTGTGGCAAAGCTTTGATTTTCCAACTGATACTCTTCTGCCAAACCAAATCTTTACCACGAGCACAAAGCTGATCTCTATACTCAGAAGAGGGGATTTTTCTTCTGGTTACTTTAACTTCCTTTTTGACAGTGACAATGTCTTGAGAATGATGTATGATGGGTCTGAGATTTCAAGCTTGTATTGGCCTGATTCTGATTGGGATGTTTTCGGAAATGGAAGAAGAAACTATAACAGTAGCAGAATTGCTGTTTTAGATGAAATGGGGAGGTTTCTTTCGAGTGATAAAATGTCTTTCGACGCTTCTGACATGGGTTTTGGAGTCAAAAGGAGGCTGACAATGGACTACGATGGAAACCTGAGGCTCTATAGTTTAAACCATTCCACGGGATTATGGATGATCTCATGGAAAGCTCTTAGCGACCAGTGTAAAGTGCATGGGTTATGTGGTAGAAATGGGATTTGTATTTATACACCAGAACCCAAGTGTTCATGTCCTCCGGGCTATGAAGTAAGTGACCCAAGTGACTGGAGCAAAGGTTGCAAGTCTAAGTTCAACCAAAGCTGTTCCCAAACACAGCAGGTAAAATTTGTGGAGCTTCCCCAGACCGATTACTATGGGTTTGATCTCAATTACAGCCGATCTGTTTCAATGGAAGCTTGCAGGAAAATCTGCTTGGACGATTGCCTTTGCCAAGGATTCGCCTACAGGCTAACTGGAGAAGGGACCTGTTACGCGAAAAGTACCCTTTTCAATGGCTACAAGTCCTCCAACTTCCCTGGGAGTTTATATTTAAAACTGCCTGTGGATGTCGAAACGTCAGCACCCACTGTCCTTAATGGTTCTGATCTCATATGCGAGTCCAAGGAGGTTGAATCTGTGTATGAGACTGTCAATAAAAAGATTAGATGGGTTTATCTCTACTCATTTGCTTCTGCCATTGGTGCCATAGAAGTTCTCTTTATTGTGTCAGGTTGGTGGTTTCTTTTCAGGGTACGTATTGTGCCATCTTCAGTTGAAGATGGATATGGTCCGATATCAAGCCCATTCAGGAGATTTAGCTACACCGAACTCAAGAAGGCAACCAACAATTTCAAAGTGGAGATTGGAAGAGGAGGCTTTGGGGCTGtttataagggtgttttggagGATGAAAGGGCAGTAGCAGTGAAGAAATTGGGAGATGCCACTCAAGGGGAAGGGGAGTTTTGGGCTGAAGTAAGCACAATCGGAAAAATCTATCACATGAACCTAGTCAGAATGTGGGGATTCTGTTCAGAGGGTAGACACAGACTTGTAGTCTACGAGCATGTAGAAAATCTGTCACTGGATAAGCATCTCTTCAGCACGAGTTGTCTGGGATGGAAAGAGAGGTTTAACGTTGCAGTGGGCACAGCAAGGGGTTTAGCCTACCTTCACCATGAGTGTCTAGAATGGGTTATCCACTGTGACGTGAAGCCTGAAAATATACTTCTGGACAACGGGTTTGAACCAAAGATTGCAGATTTTGGGCTAGCCAAGCTGTCTCAGAGAGGTGGCCCCGGTTCAGGAGAATTCTCTCGGATTCGGGGGACTAAAGGGTACATGGCTCCAGAGTGGGCTAATCTTCCAATTACGGCAAAAGTTGATGTTTATAGCTATGGAGTTGTGGTTTTAGAGATGGTGAGGGGAATTCGGCTTTCAAGATGGGTGGGTGAGGATGGTGAGGAGCAGCAAGCTGAGCTGACGAGGTTTGTCAGGGTagtgaaaaggaaaattcaatATGGAGAAGACAATTGGGTAGAGGATACAGTGGACCCAAGATTGAAGGGGAAGTTTAGTAGGCAGCAGGCTACAATGTTGGTCGAAATAGGTATTTCTTGTGTGGAGGAAGATAGAAGTAAAAGACCAACAATGGCCACCGTAGTCCAAGTTCTACTGGAATGCGAAGGTGAAGCCCAAGTCCAAACCTTGGACTTGGagtaaatgttttttttttttttttatctactgGGCCTGTATCTCCTGAACAAATTACATAGTTGTCATTGGTTTTGGCTTTGTAGAGGGTATTTTTCTGGTTAGTCCTGGAATACACATAAAGggtatttgtaatattttatattggataggaaagaaaattttttagactataaaaatatagatttctCTTAACTAtgtagatgtattttaaaactatggagACCCTTTTAAAATAGGTTTGAagtatcatataaaaataatttattagttttaatttttttttaaattttttttactttttatttctcctatttttcttctctattttctttccatcatATTGAGTCTTaaattttcagaaaaaatatatatagcctaaatattcaaaatgaaaatataaaatcatgaaCTGCATTACTCTAGTATGAATAAACGTAATATACAACATGCTCTTTAACATCAATCATTTTtgcatttcttaaaataaattttaagatttaagtggtgtttgtttttttggctttttgctgaaaacaatttgttttcagaatttaggttgtttgtttttttattttttcataatttattataaattttttactaaataaaaaaggcaaaatatgtagttttttctaaatagaaaaaataatatattgatttttccttaatttttaatacttaataaaaataaaatactataaaaacaaataacctaatatttaacattattaagcattaaagttttatttaaaattaagtacaaaaacaaacactaccttagTATAAGGTGATAAATTAATATGTAACTTACCTAGACTTGGATTGTGCCCGTTTTGCCATAATTTTACCTTTGTTTCACTTTGTTATGttgaatctaaaaaaatattaaagaaaatattaagaaaaatgatttttttcatatttgattttacaaaagaaaaccaataataattaaagttgATTAAagttttatgtgtttttaaaattatttaatatttacataaaataataataataataagtgagGTTTGACATCTTTTGGTAATAACCATTTAAATATAGCATTGATGTCTCTTTAAGTTCCAATGTAAGATTActctttttaaaactaaatagaaaataagacaGGATAAAATATACAATTCCTAACACCAGATTAAATGTGTTTTATTGATACAAATGCACAACCAATCATCtatctacatatatatataaattaattttaattattttataaggtattttatataataattaaataaaaaacaaaggtaaatttataagtaaaattattaatatttttaaacagaAATACTTATGtatcctatttttttatattgttcaatatatattaatttctttgttaaaacgactttaatataaatattatcatttttttttaggtttttttaatattttataattttttttaacaattttctcttattagttttttttattatcaaaatattcactCACATATCAATTGTATTTGTacctaacaaaaaatataacagAAATATTTTGTCCAAAATATTGGACAAATGACTCGGTCGTCGAAAGAATTTTGTCTTGTAGTTGAAGTTAAGGACAAGAAATATTGGACCTTGGACAGAAATATAACGGTTTCCAGTTGTACccagtaaaaataaataaatgaataaataaagacTTGTTTAATAAAGAGTCTTCGTCCAACGTAATGAGACCAAACTTGAGTAGATCAGTCTAAGTCATCCTCCAATGATCAAGTCAAAAAATGTTAGGCATACCAATGGGCTGGTCTGGTAGGCGCGGGTCGCAATATGCATTTTCTTGCCTtatcatattcaaaatttcacgTATAGTTTGAGCTTCCCACTTGCATTTAAAATTTCACACCTACCAAATCTTTGTGTTTTTAAGAGATCCAACCAACCTAGTTTCTCTAATAAAGATAAGAGAGCACCCTTGGTTTGTTAATTGGAACCTCTTTGAGTGGGGTCTGGTCAGATGAGACTATAATAATACCAAATGGAAGCTTTGTAAAGTCGACGGTCAATGGTGAAGTGATGGTGCCCAATCAAAAGGCAAATAAACGTTATAACAAGAGGTCATGACTCATCACTCATAAACTGGTATATCAATGAGACAATGACGCTAGCAAGTTTTCCACGGGTCTTCCGTCGTCCATAGCTTAAAATAAGGTAATAAGATAAAAGAGCCGTCATGTCTACTATATATATTGGGTAAGGAGACGTGGTGTAAGGCATATTTCTGCAACTTgcttctttaaaaattaaaaatccatGCGAGTGTGTCCAAATTTGGCAAGTGGGGTGGCGACTAGGTGGAGTCACAACGGTCATTATATTCCAAACCCCAATTATTTATTCTCATGCTCGCCCACCAGTtcttgtttttctctctcttttttttttaaaaaaaatcttaattatatttaaaataaatataatttgtatgtaaataaatattataactttttatgatttatttttataagatatattttcattttatatttgttaaaaactaaaaaatattttttatttaattatatatatatataaattggatGAGACAATACAATATCTCAACTACCCccatcaaaataagaaaattcaaatCTATCACTAATTTTATATGTCTTATCCCAAACTCATCTAATGTCACCTAAAGTACGTGTATCCGCGAAAACATGCTTCAGGTCCATTCCTAGTTGAGACATCTTTTTTGACGGTCTGTTCACCTCAAAGCTCAATGCCTGACAACCAAGTGACCAACCAAGCACGTCTTCTCGAAGAAAGGACCAAGCATTTTCTGAGAACAGCTCAAGGCGGTGAGTTTAATTAAGACCAAATAatccatttataaaaaaaaaatgggcaaGAATAGTACccatcttaaaatatttatcaaagtaTTCTTTTGTATCTACGTAAGTATgtacatgaattttttttaagtgtaaaaaaTCACTGTTGATAACtatgattttaaaagtttcaaaaatattattaaaatcacaGTTTATGACTATGGTTTTATAatttccttaaaaccacagttattAACTgtggtttcaaaattatttttaattcaccCCGTTTGAATGGTactatgattttaatattatttttaaaatattttttatcataattatcataaaaccacagttacagACTATGGTTTCACACTTTACTAAAATTTCTtaacgatgtaccaaatttctTTAAAGTTTGTTTCGGagtggagaaatttttttataattttccattatcagtttaaaactatttttttttacaaattatccttaataaattttttctttacgactgttttaaaattatatatatatatatttatctttatttttttcatattttccttgaaattttgagaaaataatttcgcctacatgcattcccataaaaatttatatatttatggtaaataaaatatttatttgttttatgaactttatcacatatgaattaaagaaaattattttttcatattatttttaaattttaaaataattaaacaaattgtttatattatttaaaattttatattttcatataaaaaataatgtcaatgattatgattttaggttattccTTACTAATTGTGGTTTAAtggttattatgataaaaaatattttaccattaaaatggaggtggattaaaaataattttgactgTGGTTCtaaggaaaattgtaaaaccatagttacaaactgtggttttaagcatatttttgaaacttttaaaaccatagttaccAACAATGGttttttacacttaaaaaaaaaaaaaatcatgtggaTGCTTACGTGCAtacaaaaaattactttaacaaatattttgaaatgggTACAATTCTTAccattttgttttacaaaaggattattttggt from Vitis riparia cultivar Riparia Gloire de Montpellier isolate 1030 chromosome 8, EGFV_Vit.rip_1.0, whole genome shotgun sequence includes the following:
- the LOC117920393 gene encoding putative receptor protein kinase ZmPK1 — translated: MGENAYWFSIWFTNSKERTVVWMANRNRPVNGRGSRISLQRDGTMMLRDADGSTVWETNTTSTDVDRAELLDTGNLVLKDPRGKILWQSFDFPTDTLLPNQIFTTSTKLISILRRGDFSSGYFNFLFDSDNVLRMMYDGSEISSLYWPDSDWDVFGNGRRNYNSSRIAVLDEMGRFLSSDKMSFDASDMGFGVKRRLTMDYDGNLRLYSLNHSTGLWMISWKALSDQCKVHGLCGRNGICIYTPEPKCSCPPGYEVSDPSDWSKGCKSKFNQSCSQTQQVKFVELPQTDYYGFDLNYSRSVSMEACRKICLDDCLCQGFAYRLTGEGTCYAKSTLFNGYKSSNFPGSLYLKLPVDVETSAPTVLNGSDLICESKEVEVVHSSSVYDTASKKMRWVYLYSFASAIGAIEVLFIVSGWWFLFRVHNVPSSAEDGYGPISSPFRRFSYTELKKATNNFKVELGRGGFGAVYKGVLEDERAVAVKKLGDSTQGEGEFWAEVSTIGKIYHMNLVRMWGFCSEGIHRLVVYEHVENLSLDKHLFSTSFLGWKERFNVAVGTARGLAYLHHECLEWVIHCDVKPENILLDNGFEPKIADFGLAKLSQRGGPGSGEFSRIRGTKGYMAPEWAMNLPITAKVDVYSYGVVVLEMVRGIRLSKWVGEDGEEQEAELTRFVRAVKRKIQYGEDNWVEDTVDPRLKGKFSRQQAAMLVEIGISCVEEDRSKRPTMATVVQVLLECDAQVQTLDLE